One Prolixibacteraceae bacterium DNA segment encodes these proteins:
- a CDS encoding pirin family protein, translating to MTRSIIHRANTRGFSNLSWLKSHHSFSFGQYFNPIRMQFGKLRVLNDEKIEPQRGFTSTPLDNMEMVTIVLEGTLRHSDTLGNQLELPPGSVQCLSGGTGVKHSEVNDSESDILRLLHFRVLPHTRGEEPEYHHAHYDLFTVKDTLTPLVDPSFHCHVNQDAYVSWGNVSKGKMVKYKFHQSNSGIYLLTLDGMVQCVDHVAFVNDAIGVWSDEEEVEIKVLSDARFVVVEIPPTR from the coding sequence ATGACTAGATCTATTATCCATAGAGCGAATACGAGAGGATTCTCAAATTTAAGTTGGTTGAAAAGTCATCACTCCTTTAGTTTTGGCCAATATTTTAATCCAATACGAATGCAATTTGGGAAACTCAGAGTTTTGAATGATGAAAAGATAGAACCGCAGAGAGGTTTTACCTCCACTCCACTTGACAACATGGAGATGGTAACTATTGTCCTTGAAGGAACTTTACGACATTCAGATACATTAGGAAATCAATTGGAGTTACCACCTGGAAGTGTTCAATGCTTGAGCGGAGGAACTGGAGTGAAACATTCTGAAGTGAATGATAGTGAATCTGATATTTTACGGCTTCTACATTTTCGTGTCCTTCCACATACAAGAGGAGAGGAGCCAGAATATCATCATGCCCATTATGATTTATTTACAGTGAAAGATACATTGACTCCACTTGTTGATCCCTCTTTTCATTGTCATGTCAATCAAGATGCTTATGTTTCTTGGGGAAATGTTTCGAAAGGAAAGATGGTGAAATACAAATTTCATCAATCCAATTCTGGAATTTATTTACTCACTCTAGATGGAATGGTTCAATGCGTCGATCATGTAGCATTTGTTAACGATGCAATAGGGGTTTGGTCTGATGAGGAAGAGGTTGAGATAAAAGTGTTATCAGATGCACGATTCGTTGTGGTGGAAATTCCTCCAACTAGATGA
- a CDS encoding DUF5110 domain-containing protein, with translation MRNLIYRASTLIIVLSLFLSTFTASAQKEKTNNVGVHTSTTSQSVTIELKDNQKLYFEFYGKNIFRLFLDPKGASMRPPKSTPLANILVKNPKRDVGDLKVETHDDCVYMKTEQIEIVFNKIKQTFSVTNLKTGKVVIKETSPVKFDKKKTEITLEEDKDEYFYGGGVQNGRFSHKGNIIAIENQNSWTDGGVASPTPFYWSTKGYGFMWYTFKKGTYDFGATLPGKVILAHNTDYLDVFFMINEGVVPLLNDFYQLTGAPVLIPKFGFYEGHLNAYNRDYWKETKKDGILFEDGKYYKESQKDNGGIKESLNGEKDNYQFSARGVVDRYLDNDMPLGWVLPNDGYGAGYGQTGSLDGNIENLKKFGDYAREHGVEIGLWTQSDLHPIDSIQPLLQRDIVKEVGVAGVRVLKTDVAWVGAGYSFGLNGVQDAAEIMEEKGNKARPFIISLDGWAGTQRYATIWTGDQTGGVWEYIRFHIPTYIGSGLSGQPNICSDMDGIFGGSKPIVNTRDFQWKTFTLMQLNMDGWGANPKYPQILGEPFTSINRNYLKLKSELLPYSYSVSHESVHGLPAIRAMFLEEANPFTLGKNTEYQFMYGPSFLIAPIYQNTDADREGNDIRNNIYLPKGEWIDYFTGEIYKGGQIINHFNTPIWKLPVLVKRGAIIPMVNPNNNPNGIDKGLRIYEIYPHGNSSFTAYDDDGKTTAYINNECLTTKISSEEIEGKVHIVVEKSKGSFNGLKSEKKTIFRINTTQSPKKIRAKINGKKCRIKEVNSIEDFNSSNNVFFYNKTPNLNQFSTLNSEFAKEEIHKNPQIWVKIDKVNILNDEIELDIKGYEYNPINSYLSKDGALKTVDNAKVVEDKKTAYSITPTWDSVENADFYQISFNNMLYTNILDNEFTFNNLSPETNYSFKIRAVNTDGASDWITVTTQTKSDPLEFAIHHAEGESDTKFQGSHNVSRLLDFDENSSMHTKYYKKAIPFNMIIDLKSVNQLDKIQYIPRKVGLNGVFQKGTIYTSIDKVNWTEAGSFDWKRDNTNKIFAFEKRPTVRYVKININKAVGDYGSGKQIYFFKVPGTESYIPGDINKDKKIDKNDLTSYMNYTGLRKGDSDFDYVSIGDVNKNGSIDAYDISNVATQLDGGVSKRDTGKVAGSISIKASKRYYRAGEKVIITVKGVKMNAVNAYSFAIPYSVKSLEFIGVKENGTQKMMNLTYDRLHSNGDKVLYPTFVNIGEKETINGDNTILKIEFKAKTSFKFNLKAKNIILVDKKLNSITK, from the coding sequence ATGAGAAATTTAATTTATCGAGCTAGTACGCTTATTATTGTACTATCTCTTTTTTTGTCCACTTTTACCGCTTCAGCACAAAAAGAGAAAACGAATAATGTAGGTGTTCACACATCAACGACTTCACAAAGTGTGACAATTGAGTTAAAAGATAATCAGAAGTTATACTTTGAATTTTATGGTAAAAACATCTTTAGACTGTTTTTAGACCCCAAAGGGGCTTCCATGCGACCTCCAAAATCAACTCCTCTTGCTAATATTTTAGTAAAAAACCCCAAAAGAGATGTAGGAGATTTAAAGGTTGAGACTCACGATGATTGTGTATATATGAAAACAGAACAAATAGAGATTGTTTTCAATAAAATCAAACAGACATTTTCGGTTACAAATCTAAAAACAGGAAAGGTTGTTATCAAAGAGACTTCTCCAGTCAAATTTGACAAGAAAAAGACAGAAATAACACTTGAAGAAGATAAAGATGAGTACTTCTATGGTGGTGGAGTCCAGAATGGTCGTTTCTCACACAAAGGAAATATTATAGCCATTGAAAATCAGAACAGTTGGACTGATGGAGGAGTTGCCTCGCCTACTCCTTTTTATTGGTCAACAAAAGGGTACGGATTTATGTGGTATACCTTTAAAAAAGGAACATACGATTTTGGGGCAACATTACCAGGAAAAGTAATTCTAGCACATAATACTGACTATTTGGATGTATTTTTCATGATAAACGAAGGAGTCGTTCCTCTACTTAACGATTTCTATCAATTAACAGGAGCACCGGTATTAATTCCAAAGTTTGGCTTCTACGAGGGACATCTAAACGCCTATAATCGTGACTATTGGAAAGAGACAAAAAAAGATGGCATTCTATTCGAAGATGGTAAATACTACAAAGAATCTCAGAAAGATAACGGTGGGATAAAAGAGTCTCTAAATGGAGAAAAAGACAATTATCAGTTTTCTGCAAGAGGGGTTGTAGACAGATACCTTGACAATGATATGCCATTAGGTTGGGTCCTTCCTAATGATGGATATGGTGCAGGTTACGGACAAACAGGAAGTCTTGATGGAAATATCGAGAACTTAAAAAAATTCGGAGACTATGCAAGAGAACATGGTGTAGAGATTGGTCTATGGACACAATCAGATCTTCACCCTATAGATTCAATTCAACCACTGCTTCAAAGAGATATTGTAAAAGAGGTAGGAGTTGCAGGCGTTCGTGTTCTTAAAACAGATGTAGCATGGGTTGGTGCTGGATATTCTTTTGGACTTAATGGAGTACAAGATGCTGCAGAGATAATGGAAGAGAAAGGGAACAAAGCTCGTCCATTTATTATCTCTCTTGATGGTTGGGCTGGAACACAACGTTATGCTACGATATGGACAGGAGACCAAACTGGTGGTGTTTGGGAATATATTCGTTTTCATATTCCTACGTACATTGGATCTGGACTGTCAGGTCAACCTAATATCTGTAGTGATATGGATGGGATCTTTGGAGGAAGTAAACCCATTGTAAACACCAGAGATTTTCAATGGAAGACCTTTACATTAATGCAACTAAATATGGATGGATGGGGAGCAAATCCTAAATATCCACAAATCTTAGGGGAACCTTTTACCTCAATTAATAGAAATTATCTAAAATTAAAATCAGAGCTTCTTCCTTACTCGTATAGCGTATCACACGAGTCTGTACATGGATTACCTGCAATACGTGCAATGTTTTTAGAAGAGGCAAATCCTTTTACTTTAGGTAAAAACACAGAGTACCAATTTATGTATGGTCCATCATTTTTGATTGCACCAATATATCAAAATACGGATGCTGACAGGGAAGGCAATGACATTCGTAACAACATCTATCTACCAAAAGGGGAATGGATTGATTATTTCACAGGAGAAATTTACAAAGGAGGACAAATTATAAACCATTTCAATACTCCGATTTGGAAACTCCCTGTTTTGGTAAAAAGGGGAGCAATTATTCCAATGGTTAATCCGAACAACAACCCTAATGGAATAGATAAAGGATTACGAATATACGAAATATATCCTCATGGAAACTCCTCTTTTACAGCATATGATGATGATGGAAAAACAACTGCATATATAAATAACGAATGTCTAACAACGAAAATATCTTCTGAAGAGATAGAAGGGAAAGTACATATTGTTGTTGAGAAATCGAAGGGTTCTTTTAATGGACTTAAATCCGAAAAGAAAACAATATTCCGCATTAATACGACACAATCACCTAAAAAAATACGTGCTAAAATCAACGGAAAGAAGTGTCGAATTAAAGAAGTGAATTCAATAGAAGATTTTAATAGTTCTAACAATGTATTCTTCTATAATAAGACGCCTAATCTAAATCAATTTTCAACCTTAAATAGTGAATTTGCTAAAGAGGAGATTCATAAGAATCCACAAATTTGGGTAAAAATAGATAAGGTAAATATACTTAACGACGAGATAGAACTAGACATTAAAGGCTATGAATACAATCCAATAAATAGCTATTTATCAAAAGATGGGGCATTAAAAACAGTAGATAATGCTAAAGTAGTTGAAGACAAGAAAACTGCTTATAGCATCACTCCTACTTGGGATTCTGTTGAGAATGCAGATTTCTATCAGATCTCATTCAACAACATGCTCTATACTAATATTTTGGATAACGAGTTTACTTTCAACAACCTTTCGCCAGAAACAAACTACTCTTTTAAAATCAGAGCAGTTAATACTGATGGAGCTTCCGATTGGATCACAGTTACAACACAAACAAAATCAGACCCTCTTGAATTTGCGATTCATCATGCCGAAGGGGAAAGTGACACTAAATTCCAAGGCTCTCACAATGTATCGCGCCTGCTTGATTTCGATGAAAATTCGAGTATGCACACCAAATACTATAAAAAAGCAATCCCTTTTAACATGATCATTGACTTAAAGTCGGTAAATCAATTAGATAAGATTCAATATATTCCTCGTAAAGTCGGTTTAAATGGTGTTTTCCAAAAAGGGACAATTTACACTAGTATCGACAAGGTAAATTGGACTGAAGCGGGATCATTCGATTGGAAACGTGATAATACGAACAAAATATTTGCTTTTGAAAAAAGGCCAACAGTAAGATATGTAAAAATTAATATTAACAAGGCTGTTGGAGATTATGGATCAGGAAAACAGATCTATTTCTTTAAAGTACCAGGAACAGAGAGCTATATTCCTGGAGACATTAACAAAGATAAAAAGATAGACAAAAACGATTTGACCTCGTATATGAACTATACAGGACTAAGAAAAGGTGATAGTGACTTTGACTACGTAAGTATTGGAGATGTAAATAAAAATGGGTCAATTGATGCATATGACATTTCTAATGTCGCTACGCAATTAGATGGAGGGGTCTCAAAAAGAGATACAGGAAAAGTTGCGGGATCTATCTCGATCAAGGCATCGAAACGTTACTATCGTGCAGGAGAAAAAGTGATAATTACGGTTAAAGGAGTAAAAATGAATGCTGTAAATGCCTATAGTTTTGCTATTCCTTATAGTGTAAAATCCTTAGAATTCATTGGTGTAAAAGAAAATGGGACACAAAAAATGATGAATCTTACATATGATCGCCTTCATTCAAATGGAGACAAAGTTCTCTATCCAACTTTTGTAAATATTGGTGAAAAGGAGACAATAAATGGAGATAACACTATTCTTAAGATCGAGTTTAAGGCAAAAACATCTTTCAAATTCAACCTTAAAGCAAAGAATATTATTTTGGTAGACAAAAAGCTAAATAGCATTACGAAATAA
- a CDS encoding haloacid dehalogenase-like hydrolase codes for MKKINLFGILTLLLFFSCQVKESPKQDEIKDVLTSWKDGEHKEQIISFVKDVTTPGSDYYVQPEDRIAVFDNDGTLWCEKPLYSHFFGLFSEIEKRIKEDPSVAKKEPYKSLHKFIQSQKMEDLEFFIKEYKEGKILDVVGQLMGTAYSGLTVEDYKNLNRDFFKQWKNPKLNKTIFEMTYQPMKELIAYLKQNDFKVYIFTADEGDFLKIFSKELYGISPSHVYGTSTKLMYKDGLIYRTDKGEYVNNWDGKPRLIERSLGKRPIFAAGNSNGDFHMLQYISKGKGKRLSMMIHHTDERREFKYDSHTDKVLPYGKKNGYVIVDMKNDWTTVFGK; via the coding sequence ATGAAAAAAATTAATTTATTCGGAATACTAACACTTTTGCTATTCTTCTCTTGTCAGGTTAAAGAATCACCTAAACAAGATGAAATAAAAGATGTACTGACAAGTTGGAAAGATGGCGAACACAAAGAGCAAATTATATCTTTTGTTAAAGATGTAACCACTCCTGGGTCGGACTACTATGTACAACCAGAAGATCGTATTGCAGTTTTTGATAATGATGGAACTCTTTGGTGTGAAAAACCTCTTTACAGCCACTTTTTTGGTCTATTCTCTGAAATCGAAAAAAGGATAAAGGAAGACCCTTCTGTGGCCAAGAAGGAGCCGTACAAAAGTCTTCACAAATTTATTCAGAGTCAAAAAATGGAAGATTTAGAGTTCTTCATTAAAGAGTACAAAGAGGGTAAAATACTCGATGTGGTAGGTCAATTAATGGGAACAGCATATAGTGGTTTAACTGTGGAAGATTATAAGAATTTAAATAGAGACTTCTTCAAGCAGTGGAAAAACCCAAAGCTTAATAAAACAATCTTTGAGATGACCTATCAACCAATGAAAGAACTGATAGCCTATCTCAAACAGAATGATTTTAAAGTCTATATATTTACTGCGGACGAAGGCGATTTTCTTAAAATATTCAGCAAAGAATTATATGGAATTAGTCCTTCTCATGTATACGGGACAAGTACTAAATTGATGTACAAAGATGGACTTATCTATCGAACAGATAAAGGGGAGTACGTAAATAATTGGGATGGCAAACCAAGACTTATTGAACGCTCGCTAGGAAAAAGACCAATCTTTGCAGCGGGTAATTCTAATGGAGATTTCCATATGCTTCAATACATTTCTAAAGGCAAAGGGAAAAGGCTTTCTATGATGATTCATCATACGGATGAAAGAAGAGAGTTCAAATACGACAGCCATACGGACAAAGTACTTCCATATGGAAAAAAGAACGGATACGTAATTGTGGATATGAAGAATGATTGGACCACTGTATTTGGCAAATAA
- a CDS encoding permease → MINKVFKRKSDSVIWIFLLVIALLVVYSFLPLIVDSLVYDLMGVDAESHFGKSIHFFYYDTMKILILLFLISSLMGVINTYFPVERVKSFLSSRNLYGLQYFVASFFGAVTPFCSCSSIPLFIGFVKGGLPLGVTFAFLITSPLVNEVAVAMFLGMFGVKATLVYVVSGIVMGMLGGYILGKLKLERFLSDWVQDIQQQSAVETEDWQGEKLSFMDRLPSIVKEGWSIVRSVLLYVLIGIAIGAAMHGYVPEDFFAERLSADKWYAVPLAVILAVPMYANAAGIVPVIQVFVAKGVPLGTAIAFMMAVVGLSLPEATLLKKVMKWPLILIFFGTITLFIILLGYLFNIFLC, encoded by the coding sequence ATGATTAATAAAGTTTTTAAAAGAAAGAGTGATTCAGTGATTTGGATTTTTTTGCTAGTTATAGCTCTTTTGGTTGTTTATAGCTTTTTGCCTTTGATCGTTGATTCTTTAGTTTATGATTTAATGGGAGTGGATGCAGAAAGTCATTTTGGAAAGTCGATACATTTTTTCTATTATGATACGATGAAAATTTTGATTCTACTTTTCTTGATTAGTAGTCTGATGGGAGTGATCAATACCTATTTTCCAGTAGAACGTGTGAAGTCCTTTTTGTCTAGTAGAAATCTTTATGGATTACAATATTTTGTAGCCTCTTTTTTTGGTGCTGTAACTCCTTTCTGTTCATGTTCTTCAATCCCTCTTTTTATTGGATTTGTTAAAGGAGGGCTTCCGCTTGGTGTGACCTTTGCTTTTTTAATCACATCCCCTTTGGTGAATGAAGTCGCTGTAGCGATGTTCTTAGGAATGTTTGGAGTCAAAGCCACCTTAGTCTATGTTGTTAGTGGAATTGTCATGGGGATGTTGGGAGGATACATCTTAGGGAAATTGAAGCTTGAGCGTTTTTTAAGTGATTGGGTTCAGGACATTCAACAACAGTCCGCAGTGGAGACGGAAGATTGGCAAGGTGAAAAACTGTCTTTCATGGATCGACTGCCATCCATTGTAAAAGAGGGATGGAGCATTGTGCGTTCTGTTCTACTATATGTACTTATAGGTATTGCTATTGGTGCAGCGATGCATGGTTATGTTCCTGAAGATTTCTTTGCAGAGCGTTTGTCTGCAGATAAGTGGTATGCGGTTCCTTTGGCTGTGATATTGGCTGTGCCGATGTATGCCAATGCTGCTGGAATTGTTCCTGTGATACAAGTGTTTGTTGCAAAGGGGGTCCCACTTGGAACGGCGATTGCGTTTATGATGGCTGTGGTCGGTTTATCATTGCCAGAAGCGACTCTGTTGAAGAAAGTGATGAAGTGGCCTCTGATATTAATTTTCTTTGGAACGATTACTCTGTTTATTATTCTTCTAGGATATTTATTTAATATCTTCTTGTGTTAA
- a CDS encoding sulfite exporter TauE/SafE family protein — MEILQSWLEGSSLPLLTAFLLGLMTAISPCPLATNITAIGFISKDIGDKKRVFLNGLIYTIGRAISYTVIGLIFFFSASHFKIEGVLQEWGEKLLGPLLIIIGLFMLGVFSFSIPGMDRFYEKMEQKSRTGFWGVLLLGIVFALAFCPYSGVLYFGMLIPMTISSAGSLYLPIIFAIATGIPVIIFAWMLAFSMESLGTTYNNIKRFETLFRRVVAIIFLLVGVYQCILYFF, encoded by the coding sequence ATGGAGATACTTCAATCTTGGTTAGAGGGGAGTTCTTTGCCCCTCTTAACTGCATTTCTTTTAGGGCTTATGACTGCGATAAGTCCATGTCCATTGGCCACAAATATTACTGCAATAGGGTTTATTAGCAAAGATATTGGTGACAAAAAGCGGGTCTTTCTTAATGGCTTGATTTATACCATTGGTCGGGCGATAAGTTATACCGTAATTGGTTTGATCTTTTTTTTTAGTGCCTCTCATTTTAAAATAGAAGGAGTACTACAGGAGTGGGGAGAGAAATTACTTGGCCCTCTGTTGATCATTATAGGACTTTTTATGCTTGGAGTATTTTCTTTTAGTATTCCAGGGATGGATCGTTTCTATGAGAAGATGGAGCAAAAGAGTAGAACTGGGTTCTGGGGTGTTTTGTTGTTGGGGATTGTTTTTGCATTGGCGTTTTGTCCATATAGCGGCGTTCTGTATTTTGGAATGTTGATCCCGATGACTATTAGCAGTGCCGGGAGTCTGTATCTACCGATTATCTTTGCAATAGCAACAGGAATTCCTGTTATAATCTTTGCATGGATGCTTGCCTTTAGTATGGAATCACTTGGAACTACTTATAATAATATCAAACGTTTTGAAACTTTATTTCGTCGCGTAGTTGCAATTATATTTTTGCTTGTTGGGGTGTATCAGTGTATCCTTTATTTTTTCTAA
- a CDS encoding nitrophenyl compound nitroreductase subunit ArsF family protein → MNHQIKTYAIVILAVLTTFAFSSCDGGTSGKSTSKEVAVKEKRAEAGCGGCSSAQKSDAPVKVYYFHATRRCATCQAVEKVSKEAIKNAFGEKVTFISVNKDTEKDNPMIEKYHISGQKLLVIQGDKVEDLTNLAFMNARTHPEKLESKLVKTIQDKL, encoded by the coding sequence ATGAATCATCAGATCAAAACTTATGCCATTGTTATTCTTGCTGTTTTAACAACATTTGCTTTTAGTTCATGTGATGGAGGAACATCAGGAAAGTCTACTTCTAAAGAGGTTGCTGTAAAAGAGAAGCGTGCAGAAGCTGGTTGTGGCGGTTGTAGTAGTGCCCAAAAGAGTGATGCGCCAGTGAAGGTTTATTATTTTCATGCTACAAGACGCTGCGCTACTTGCCAAGCTGTAGAGAAGGTGTCAAAAGAGGCAATCAAAAATGCCTTTGGAGAAAAAGTTACTTTTATTTCTGTGAATAAAGATACTGAGAAGGACAATCCAATGATCGAGAAATATCACATTTCTGGTCAGAAGCTACTTGTGATTCAAGGGGATAAGGTGGAAGATTTAACTAATTTGGCTTTCATGAATGCAAGAACCCATCCTGAGAAATTAGAGTCGAAGTTAGTGAAAACGATACAAGATAAGTTGTAG
- a CDS encoding thioredoxin family protein codes for MKNIVVLGTGCAKCQKLEEQTKKAVLESGLDAKVTKEEDIMKIMQYGVMTTPALVVDNKVVMKGSVPSVDDIIALISK; via the coding sequence ATGAAAAATATTGTAGTACTAGGTACAGGATGTGCCAAATGTCAAAAGCTTGAAGAGCAAACTAAAAAAGCAGTATTAGAATCAGGTTTGGATGCCAAAGTCACCAAAGAGGAAGATATTATGAAGATTATGCAGTATGGTGTGATGACTACTCCTGCATTGGTGGTGGATAATAAAGTTGTCATGAAAGGGAGTGTTCCTTCTGTAGATGATATCATCGCTTTAATTTCTAAATAA
- a CDS encoding isocitrate dehydrogenase (NADP(+)), with the protein MTRIKVVNPVVELDGDEMTRIIWTKIKEQFIFPYLDLDIKYYDLGIQKRDETNDQITIEAAEAIKRYHVGIKCATITPDENRVEEFGLKAMYKSPNGTLRNIIGGTIFREPIVIDNIPRLVPQWTKPITIGRHAFGDQYRATDFVADKPGKFISKFIPDDGSEPIEMEVYQYEGPGVGMSMYNTLESIEGFAHSCFKMALQKGWPLYLSTKNTILKKYDGYFKDTFQEIFEKDYKTAFEAAGITYEHRLIDDMVAAAIKWDGGFVWACKNYDGDVQSDIVAQGFGSLGLMTSVLMTPDGEILEAEAAHGTVTRHYREHCKGNETSTNPIASIFAWTRGLAFRGKKDNNEALINFCQTLESACVETVRAGKMTKDLALAIHGEKMERSHYLDTDTFINEVKKTLEVLL; encoded by the coding sequence ATGACAAGAATAAAGGTAGTTAATCCCGTTGTAGAGTTAGATGGGGACGAAATGACTCGAATCATATGGACTAAAATCAAAGAACAGTTCATCTTTCCATATCTCGATCTAGATATTAAGTATTATGATTTAGGTATTCAAAAGAGAGATGAAACCAATGATCAGATTACAATTGAGGCAGCAGAAGCAATCAAGAGATATCATGTTGGGATAAAGTGTGCAACAATCACTCCCGATGAGAATAGAGTCGAGGAATTTGGTCTAAAAGCGATGTATAAATCCCCTAATGGCACTTTACGTAATATTATTGGAGGGACTATTTTTAGAGAACCTATTGTCATCGATAATATTCCTAGACTAGTACCACAATGGACCAAACCAATCACAATTGGTCGTCATGCTTTTGGAGATCAATATAGGGCTACGGATTTTGTAGCAGATAAGCCAGGCAAATTCATTTCAAAATTCATTCCTGATGATGGAAGTGAACCTATTGAGATGGAAGTTTATCAATATGAAGGTCCAGGTGTTGGAATGTCTATGTATAACACTTTAGAGTCGATCGAAGGGTTTGCACACTCTTGTTTTAAGATGGCACTTCAAAAGGGCTGGCCTCTTTATCTTTCAACCAAAAACACCATTCTGAAGAAGTATGATGGATATTTTAAGGATACCTTCCAAGAGATATTTGAGAAAGACTATAAAACTGCATTTGAAGCAGCAGGTATTACATACGAACACCGATTAATTGATGATATGGTGGCCGCTGCAATCAAATGGGATGGAGGTTTTGTTTGGGCATGTAAAAACTATGATGGAGATGTTCAAAGTGATATTGTTGCTCAAGGGTTCGGTTCATTGGGATTAATGACTTCTGTATTGATGACTCCAGATGGAGAAATTCTTGAAGCTGAAGCAGCCCATGGAACGGTCACAAGACACTACAGAGAACACTGCAAAGGAAATGAAACTTCAACGAATCCTATTGCTTCCATTTTTGCTTGGACAAGAGGACTCGCATTTCGAGGAAAAAAAGACAACAATGAGGCATTAATTAATTTCTGTCAAACATTAGAGAGTGCTTGTGTCGAAACAGTAAGAGCTGGAAAGATGACAAAGGACCTAGCTCTTGCAATCCATGGAGAGAAAATGGAGAGATCTCATTATCTAGATACCGATACATTCATCAATGAGGTCAAAAAAACATTAGAGGTTCTTTTATAG
- a CDS encoding ferritin — protein MIKEAVAKSINDQINKEYYSSYLYLAMSAYFEAEGLKGFANWMRVQAKEEADHADKFFDYLNDRGGRVHLGAIEQVPYEFGSVLEVFQQVLAHEEHITESVNNIMDVAISENDHATKSFLQWFVDEQVEEESTVGDIINNLKLIKGDGQGILMMDRELGARTFVQA, from the coding sequence ATGATTAAAGAAGCTGTAGCAAAATCAATTAACGATCAAATTAATAAAGAGTATTATTCATCATACTTATATTTAGCTATGTCTGCTTATTTCGAAGCAGAAGGACTAAAAGGATTTGCAAACTGGATGCGTGTTCAAGCAAAAGAAGAAGCAGATCATGCGGACAAGTTTTTTGACTATCTTAATGATCGTGGTGGTCGTGTTCATTTAGGAGCAATCGAACAAGTTCCTTATGAATTTGGATCTGTGTTAGAAGTTTTTCAGCAGGTATTAGCACATGAAGAACATATTACTGAATCGGTGAATAACATCATGGATGTTGCAATCAGTGAAAACGACCATGCAACTAAAAGCTTCCTACAGTGGTTTGTAGATGAACAAGTTGAGGAGGAATCAACAGTAGGTGATATTATAAATAATTTGAAATTAATTAAAGGAGATGGTCAAGGCATCCTAATGATGGATCGTGAATTAGGTGCTAGAACATTTGTTCAAGCCTAA
- the tpx gene encoding thiol peroxidase, translating to MNKNNELVTFAGNPVTLVGTQVKVGDTAPDFTVLRNDLTPAKLSDFKGKKVVIAVYPSIDTGVCQAQNRKFNEEATKLDNTVILSISCDLPFAQGRFCATEGLNNIVTLSDHKDVDFGTKYGFLVDELRLLARGTVVINEEGVITFVEYVPEITNEPNYAAALEVL from the coding sequence ATGAATAAGAATAATGAGTTAGTGACTTTTGCAGGAAATCCTGTAACATTAGTTGGGACACAAGTGAAAGTTGGAGATACTGCACCTGATTTTACCGTTTTAAGAAACGATTTAACTCCTGCAAAACTTTCTGACTTTAAAGGTAAAAAGGTTGTTATTGCTGTTTATCCTTCTATCGACACAGGGGTCTGTCAAGCACAGAACCGTAAATTTAATGAAGAAGCTACAAAATTAGATAATACAGTCATTCTCTCTATATCTTGTGATCTTCCTTTTGCTCAAGGTCGTTTTTGTGCAACAGAAGGGTTGAACAATATTGTGACACTTTCAGATCATAAAGATGTAGACTTTGGTACAAAATACGGTTTCTTAGTGGACGAACTTCGTCTTCTAGCTCGTGGTACGGTAGTAATTAATGAAGAGGGGGTGATTACTTTTGTAGAGTATGTTCCTGAGATTACAAACGAACCTAATTATGCTGCTGCATTAGAAGTGCTTTAA